CGTCTCTGGAGAACTGGACCGCATTGTCGATCCCAAAGAGGGGGCCCGGGCAGCCCAGGAAATTCCCAAGGGTCAGTACATCGAAATCCCCAACTGCGGCCATGCCCCGCAAATTGAAAAATCGGCCTATATTAACCGATTAGTCATCCATTTCTTGACTCACCCGCGTCCAAATTGTAAGCAGACAATGCTACAACTGTTGATTAAGAAACCTTCCCGAGTACATTCATGATCCCCGGCTCCACAAATTCTCCTAACAACGGAACCAAGAAGTTGGGCAAATCTTCACTTTCTGACTGGTGGCTGGTTTTCTCGAAATTCCGCAAGCACGGGTCCAAGATCGCCACCATGATCCCGAGTTCGAGATTTCTCTCGAGAAAAATCATCAAAGGGATCGATTTCGATAAAGCCAAGTGCATCGTCGAATTGGGTGCCGGCACAGGCCCCATCACCCAGGAACTCCTCAAGCGGGTTAAACCGCACACCAAGCTTCTGATCATCGAGAAAGACGCCGATTTCTGCAATCGGCTCCGGGAACGGTTCCCCTCCTCGCAAAATCCCAATGCGGAAATTATCGAAGGAGATGCGGCCCGACTCGATCAGATTCTGGCCGAGCGAGGTTTGGAGACCGCCGATCACGTAGTTTCGGGTCTTCCGCTGCCCTCAATTCCGGAAAACATCCGCTACGACATTATGGCCTCCTCCATGCGAGTCCTGGGCCCTAATGGTACCTTTCGGCAGTTGACTGTAATGCCCTGGGTCTACCGTCGGCTGTACAAGAAGTATTTTGGCACGGTGAAATTCGATCTGGTGCCCCTGAACTTCCCTCCTGCAGGCGTCTACTTCTGCCAGGGTTTCCGATTTTCCAATGCCTCGTAAGATCGCTAGACCTTGAAATTCATCGAACTATTGACCGGTAATCTGGTATCGCGCCGAGTTGCCGAAACCGGATTGCTGAAATACTCCCGACGTCGAGTCAAAAAGCTCGACGAGATGAAGGTTCCTGAAGTCCAGCAGGAAACCTTACTCCGACTGGTGAGTTACGCTTCCGGCACATTATTCGCCCGCGATCACCGCTTTCACGAAATCAACTCGATTGAAACGTTTCAAAAAAACGTCCCGGTTCGGGAGTATGAATTCTTCTGGGACCGCTACTGGAAAGACGCTTACCCACGCCTGGAAGGGCTGACTTGGCCGGACAAGATCCCGTATTACGCCCTTTCTTCGGGTACCACCAGCGGCAGCACCAAGTATATTCCGATCTCGCATCAGATGATTGCCTCCAACAAAAAAGCGGCGTTCACTCTGCTGTCATTTTTTAAGAATGCGTACCCGGAATCCCGGATTTTCAACGGCAAAGTTTTCTTCCTGAGTGGTAACACCGACATGAAGGAACTAGCCGACGGCAGCCGGGCAGGCGATCTCTCGGCTGTCGCCGCACGAGAGGTCTGGCAGGGAATTCGCCCCTATACGTTTCCGCCCATGGAACTCGCTCGGATTCCCGACTGGGAAACCAAGGTTCAGAAACTGGCCGAAGCGGCGGCCCGGGAGCCGATTACCGCCATCAGTGGCGTCCCTTCCTGGATTCTGTTTCTCTTCGATCGACTCAAAAAAGTCACCGGCAAGAATACCATCGCCGACATCTGGCCGCTGTTACGGCTAGTGATCCACGGTGGAACTCGCTTCGATCCCTATCGCGAACTGTTCCAAAAAGAAATCGGCAGCGATCAGGTCCAATTCGTGGATACTTACCCGAGTTCCGAAGGGTACATTGCCACCGAAGACCCTCGCTATAAACTGCTGCGAGTAATTCCCGACTGCGAAATCTTTTACGAATTCATTCCTTTCGACGAACTCGGCAAAGACAATCCGACCCGCCATACCCTGGCAACAGTTGAAACGGGCGTGAATTATGCAGTTGTGTTGACCAGTTGTGCAGGGATGTGGGCTAACCTGCTGGGCGATACAGTCGTCTTCGAAAAACGGGATCCTCCCCTCCTGCGATTCAGTGGTCGAACGAAATATTTCCTCTCCGCATTTGGCGAACACCTTATCAGCGAAGAGATCGAAAAAGCGATCGCAGAGGCTGCGCGGCAAACCGATGCCGTCTATTCCGATTTCCACGTTGGGCCGATCTTCTCGACCGACCCATCGGAACCGGGCACGCATCGCTATCTGATCGAATTTCGTCGTAAACCGAAGGACATGAACAGCTTCATCAAAATCTTCGATGACTATCTCAAAAACATAAACGAGGATTACGAAGCCCACCGGAAAAACAACCTCACCATGCGTCTACCGGTGGTCGATATCGTGAAGGAGAACGGCTTTCTCGAATGGATGCTGGCCCACGGCAAACGACCGCCCCAGCACAAAGTCCCCCGGATGGATAACACCGGGAAACTGACCGAATCCATGCGCAGTTGGTTTTCGTCCCATCAGTGGCTCGACCAATAGATGCCACATGCCCTCTGATTCCCGGGCTATAATCGGCTGCCTTCTGGGAACCGCGGCAGGCGATTCCCTGGGATTGCCTTACGAAGGGCTAACTCCTCAAAGGGCCGCTCGAATCCTGGGAGTTCCGCTAAGACAGCGATTCCTCTTCGGCTACGGAATGGTATCGGATGATACCGACCACACTTGTCTCGTCGCAGAGTCGCTGCTGCTCTCCCAGCAAAATCCCGAACTATTTTTGAGGCTTCTGTCGCGCCGACTGCGTTTTTGGCTCCTCAGCCTGCCCGCAGGTGTCGGTAAAGCCACCGCTCTGGCCCTTTTCAAGAGTTGGTTGGGCTTTGGGGTTAAAACCAGCGGGGTCTATTCCGCTGGGAATGGACCGGCCATGCGGTCCGCCATTCTCGGAGTACTCCTCTCCGATAAACAGCAACTTGCAGAGTTTGTTCGCCTCTCGACGCGAATCACCCATACCGATCCCAAAGCCGAGTGGGGAGCCTTGGCCATAGCCCTGGCCGCGCGGCAAAGTGCTGACCTGCAGTGCGATGGCCGACTGCTACTGAACGATCTGAAAGCTTTAACGGGCGGTTCGGAAGCCGAAGAATTACTGACTAGCTTGCAGCAAGTGATCGATAGCGTCGGATTGGGCGAAAAAACGGAGCGATTCGCTCATTCGGAAAATTTGTCGGCGGGAATTACCGGCTACATGTACCACACGGTTCCCATGGTACTTCATGTATGGCTGAGTCATCCCACGGATTATCGCAGGGCCATTCAGGAAATCATACTTTTAGGTGGCGATGCCGATTCCACCGCGGCGATTCTCGGTGGGATTATTGGAGCCCGTGTCGGCAAAGACGGGATTCCCCGAGAATGGCTAAAGATTCTTGCTTGGCCCCGAGACCTCGCCTGGATGGAGAAATTGGGGGAGGAATTGGCTAATAAAGCGGACTCAAAGATAACTGCTCGCCGGAGCTTTAGCGTTCTGGCAACCCTGCCCCGAAACCTGATATTCCTGGCAGTAGTACTGGTGCACATTTTTCGAAGGTGTCTGCCGCCCTATTGATCTTCTGTATCTACCGTGACTTCATTTACCGTTTCCAGTTTCAATTGAGCGAAAATATCTTCCAATCGCTTGAGACTTGCATTGAGCGATTGCGCGGCCATTTCATAATTCGTATGCGGCGAGAAATTCTTGTAGTTTGCCGAGTAGTAGTCGGCTACCTTCCGAAGCTTAGGTAATTTCCCCCGTAAGCGACGCAGATATTTGGCGTAATCGCCGGACAAAAAAGAGGGTTCTACCGCGCGAATCGAATCGTAAAGCGTCCGGGGAACTTCCAGCATTTCTGCATCGTCCTGAATTTCTTCCGCATGCTTCAGAAAGGTGCGAATCATCCAAAGGTGGGCAAGTACACCGTTTAGTTCGCCGATGGCTTCCGTTGGAGTCATAAAAATCAGTTCACATCGTCCCGGGAAATGACATCGGGTCCGCTGCCCGCCGTTTTTTCGTAGTAGCCGCCTCCCGCTTTTTTGTACTGCGTAAAACCCAGATTCGTCAAATTCTTAGGAGCCAGCGAACCGGCCCCGATATCTGTAAATTTTCCGGCGATTCGCGGAGCAGAAAGCAGCCGACGAACAGGTTTGCCATTTTCGGGGTGCTGGGTTAAGGGTGCTTCGCTCATGCCCTGGAGGGTCTCAAAAACTTCACCTTCGCTACCATCGGCTTCGATGACTTGATAAACATAAAGGGGCATCGGTATCTACCTCCGGGAGTAGAGTGATATTGGTTTACTTCTATTATACCACATCTGGTATCAACGACTTCGACCTTGCAAGACTGGCTCGCAACCCAGGCGATCCATTTAATGATTCGGTAGGATTAAACCGATGATTCCGCTTATCCCGGTTATCGACATCCAGAATGGGATCGTCGTACACGGTATTGCTGGGAACCGAGCGAATTACCTGCCTCTCAAAAGCGTCTGGACCGAATCCACGGATCCCCTCGAAGTTGCTCAAAAACTTTGGGATCTTTATGCCCCGCCGGCAGTTTATATAGCTGATCTCGATGCAATCTCGGGGAAGCGACCAAATACCGCACTCTACGAGGCCTTGATTCGGCGAGATATCCACTTCTGGCTCGATGCAGGACCAGCCGGTCTGGATATCCCATCCACGCGAACGATCCATGCTTTGGAATGGCTGAAGGAATTCCAAGCTGAAGAGGATACGGCAATTTTTTCGCTCGACCTCCGAAACGGATTTCCCCTTCGAGCTGACCCGCGCTGGCCGGAAGATCCCTTGGAAATTGCCTTTCGAGCGGTTGAAGCGGGCTATCGGGAATTGTTACTTCTGGATCTCATGAGAGTGGGAACCGGACTGGGACTCAACACGGAGCCCCTGGCTCAGAAACTTAGAAACAAATATCCGGCACTTCGGTTGATGCTGGGCGGCGGCATTCGAAGCCACGAGGATATTAATCGTTTGGAACCTTTGGGCCTGGCAGGAGTACTGGTGGCTTCGGCTCTGCACGACGGTTCCATCCGGCCGCGGCATTAGAATTCGACTATTTGCGCCATTCGTAGGTGGCGGATTGACCGAAACTTTCTTCGATCTCGACTCGAAGAACATCGGGTACGAAATGGTGCTTCTGCTCGAGCTCTTCGAGCAGCTTGACGGCCAGATATCTTCCCAGCAATTCGGCAGTAGTATTTTCGATCGGCAGAAGAACGCATTCACTTCGAGGGAATACCCATTCCCGATCCTTGTAGGAAACATGGACTTGAGGACCGACCTCTTTGATTTTGATGTGCGGATTCCTTGTCGGCAACATCATGAAGTGATCCAGCTCATCCGTTAACCGACGGCCAATATTTTTCAGCGTCACGAAGTCGAACAGGTAATAGCTGGGATCGAGCGGCCCTTCGAGTTCAATGGCCGCCCGGTAATTGTGGCCGTGCAGCCGTTCGCATTGATCCCCATCATAAGTTATGAAATGCCCGGAGCAGAACACGAGGTAGTCTTTCGTGACGCGGACGGTGTAGCGTTCGGTTGCCATCGTTCTCAATTCGAATATTCAGTCCAGGTAAATGGTATCGTCAAGTCTACCTTATTTGTCCGGAGCCAGACGAACAAGGAAGCGGTGATGAGATCCGCGGTAGTTCCGGGATTGAGCCTGTTACCTTCGGAGCGAAGGTAGGCATCGAGTTCGCGATATCGCAGGCGATTTGCTGCGGATTGAAGATCAGACATCGATAGTTCGTAAGCTTTGCGGGCAATTTCGTTCTCTCTCTCCTTCCCGACTTTTCTTCGAATCAATGTATCTCCTACACCTAAAAAGATGAGTTGAAGTTCGAGAATTGACTGCTCCATTGTCAGGCCCTGCGCAAGCCATCCCGTAAAGAATCCGGATGCCCCAATCACGGATATGAAATTGCAGCCTTCGTGATACTGTGCGGCCACGCCATCTCGATCGCTGGCCATCTGCATCACTGCCTGAAGATTCAGGGTCGGGGGTTTTGCAACGTCCTGATCCTCGACTTTCCCCATCCCTCCAGGGCTGGCGAGGCGTATCGCCTGATAGACGTTTTCGGCATCCTGTACAGTTGTCGCCGACAAAAGCTTCCATAGATATTCCGATTCGAATATTTCAACTTTGGATAGTGGTACTAAAAGCAGGACTATCCCCAGATTCGTGTTTGTATTCACGACTCTTCGAGTGGCTTTGATGCATTCGAGTACCGTTTCCCCTATGGGAGCATCGACCATATTGGCAATCACAGGGGCGATTGCGTGAGCACTCTGGACGAAGTCGAGATAGGTGAGGTCGTCGAAATCCCGGTATCGATGTACATTTCCCGCTTTGCGAGCCGTCGCCTCCCAAAGGCATGCGGTAAATACGGCTTGTTCCAAATTCAGTTGAATCATTTTCGGATCGCTTTCAGCATTTCCTTCGCGACATCGACGCCGCAGGTTGGGGCGATATGCCGCCAGCCGGGAACGGCATTGACTTCGAGAACGAATTCTTCACCCGAGGGAGATTGCAGAATATCTACGCCAACCGCCCAGCCTTGAACGGCATGCGCGGCCCGAATAGCGCGTTCTTCCTGTGCCGCGGAGAGTTTTACCACTTCGGAAACCGCACCACGGGAGCAATTGGTTCGCCAGTCGGTCTGGGAGGATCTTTTCATGGCAGCCAGTACTCGACCGTCCAGTATGAAAACGCGGATGTCGTAGCCCGGATGTGGAATGAACTCCTGCTGGTAGATGACAGCTTGCGAACGCTCCAGGGTTCGGAAAGTCCGCCAGGCTAAATCGGGATCGTGCACACGTAAAATTCCCCGTCCTTCCGAGCCAAATATCGGCTTGATCACCACTTCCTGTCCGAGAATTTCATACCCCTCCATAGCTGCCTCCGCCGTTTGGGAGACATGAGTTCGCGGCACACAAATTCCGGCTTTCGCCAGCATGACCAGAGTCAGATACTTATCGATACAAATTTCCAGGCATCGAGTCCGATTGTAAACCGAGCAACCGGCGAGCTCTCGCTGGTAAAGCGCGTTCATGCGAAAGATCACCTGTTCCAGGGATCCGAGCGGCATGGTTCGAACGATTAAAGCCAGACAATTCGCAAAAGCGTCAATTGATTTCCCAGGCAATTTTCGCTGGACCACGGAAGCCTGCAAACTTTCGTGTGAGAACTGTTTCACTTCCATCCTGAGCTCCCCGGCGGCGCGCAACAGGTCGCGAACGTGCCAGCCCCGGCCGGAAGATACTATCCCAATGGTTTCCATCCCTTTTTCATAGCGGAATTGAGTCTTTCGACTCTCCCACTTCAAAATTGGCTTCAGCGGAAAAATGTAAGAATTTAATTCACTTCCAAAAATAGCGGGTTAAACTCTACAGGATGAAACGAGGGGAGCCTCGCAACAAATTAATATCCACTTATATGATTGGAGTGTATAATGGCGAAATTTGAAGTCTACAAGGATAAGGCGGGAGAGTTCCGCTGGCGCTTCGTAGCCACTAACGGACGGATTATTGCCGTTTCCAGTGAAGGCTACAAGAGCAAGAATCATTGCACTCATGGAATCGATCTGATCCTAACCGAGGGGAAAAAAGCCCCAGTGGAAGATATCAAGAAGTGATAGTTCGAATCGATTTTTTTCGCTGGATTCTACCAGGATTATTATCGCCCAATTCCGCCCCCGGCGGCCGGTCCAAATAAGCCGGAGCCAGTACCGCGACTTGCCAAGAGGTTGGGAACCACTTCAAACTGGAAGCCGAAGTTATTGAGGATCGCGTTGTAATTGAAGCCGAAATTGATCGTCAAGTCCGTACCCGTTCGGGAGAACATCAGAGTGTTGGACAGACTCTGATTCAGGCCGAAGTCGTAGGTAGTACTTGCGATGATTGAATACTTCTGACTGAACACGTATTGCACGCTGGCGGTCAAGGCTTTGGAACGCACCGGGTCGAACTGACGGTAGCCGATGTAGAAGCTGGTGCGATCGGGCCGATTGAGATACGTTCCGATATTCCAATAACTCACCCCTGGATCGTACGGATCGAACCAACCGCTGGAGGTAATGCCCGTCCGGTCGCCGACGTACCAGTAGGAATCATATTCCAGGAACGAGACATTATGACCGAAGTTATCCCTGTTCTTATCGGGGAAGATACTTGCCGACAGGTCTAAGGTCAACCAGTCGACGGTATGCTCCATCCCCGGGTAGCCGCGTTTGGTCTGCCATCGCTGATTCACGTCCAATTGCAAAATTTGAATGCTATCCAAGGTATCCGGGCTGGTATCCAAAAGCCGTCGGACCGCATAAGTCTGCGGATCGTAATAAGGCGAGTTGGCCAGAGCATAGCCCTTATATCCCGGCACATAAGCCGTCTGGAAGGGATGGATATCCCGCAAGGCCATATCTGTCGCGTCATCATTCAACCGATCCAATTGGGGAAGTTGATCATGCCCCACGTTGGTCCAGGCGTTGAAGTAGTTGGCACCGAAAGTGATTTTGTGATTCAAACCGTTCAGGTTGAGCAATTCACTTTCGACGTCGGAGTACAATTGCGACATCGGCAGGCTCGTTCGCACCCCGCCGCCACCGTAAAACCGGCCGACATCCTGCCCCTGTAAGTCATTGCTGTAGTAGGCCAGATCGACCTTCGCATACGGGACGACTTTCACAGGTCCGGCATTGAAAGGCAAGCTGATTTCCTGCATCACATCGAAGCGACCCGTGCTGGTTTTCTGATCGGTAGGCTCGTAGGGAAACGGCAGAGTATTGATCTGCCCCGGTGGAGAGAATGGCGAAAGCGTTGTACGGGCCGGATTCAACTGGGCGTAACCCGCGCTGCCCCAGGCGTTATATGTGAAGGTATCGAAGAACGATTGGCCGAGCCAGTAGCCACTCGCTTTAGGCAACCAGTTGGTTTCGGTAACCCAGAAGCGATCGAAATTCGCCTTACCCAGAACGGAGACTGCACCGATGCCATCCTGATATTTCAGGTAGCCGAAGGATTCGAGGTTATCGCCCGAATCGAATTCCGGCTTGTAGTAAGATTCCAGAAAGCGCGGATCGCTCAGATGAGCGATCTGACCCATGAACGTCAACTCTTCCGTGACTTCCAGCTGACCTTTCCAGGATATTCGACTTCGATATTGCGAAGGCTCAAAATCGTTCTCGCGCGGCCCACCCAGTTTGTCATGCCCCTGATCGTAAATCCCATACGCTTTGAATTCCGTCATGAACGGCATATCCATGCCGTAAAACTTGTCGCCGCGATTGCTGTAACTGGTGCCCAGGGCCGGCCCCCGATCGCTCAGGTAATCCGCTTGCAGATCCCAGCGTTCGCCGGGGAGCGGAGTCATGGCGAGAAGGTCGAGGACGCTCCAGGTCGTGAGAATCTGGGTACCGAAGATCTTGTCGGTTCGGAACGCAACACTTTCCAGCGGCCCGAGAGGTCGATTCACGTTACCTGCCATGTAGGGCACGTAGAAAAACGGATACTCCATCGCCTGCAGCGTCACATTTTGCGCTTCAAAAAGCGTCTCCGGTGAAGTGATATCCTGCTGCAACAAGCGGTTGTAGTATTGGTTGCCGAAAATATTTCGGCGAATGTCCGGTTCCTGAACAATGTCCACGGTCTGGGCGTTCATGCTAACGCCCGGATCGGACGGTAGACTGCTGGAGGACATCTGAACGGCTTGAGCCCGGAATTCCGTCGGCGACAATTGCAGAATTTCTCGTGCCTTAATCACTGCCGGATCGCGGAGCCCCTGCCGGAAGAATTGCAATACGCCATTGACCGCGATCGCTTTATCTTTACTCACATCGTAGTAAACCTTGTCGGCTCGCATGGTCTTATCTTCTTGCGGGGTGCCATCCGCATTCTTCTTCTCCGTGGAGTTGCCGTACCGGACGATGACATTACCCGACATGAAAACTTCAATTTCCCGCTCGTTGCCCGCCGGCTGTGGAGTCGATGAATTAATCAACTCGTCGATTTGTCCCCCTTTGAGCCATACAACCACATCGTCGGCTTGAACATCGAGAAAGGTGCTCTTGTCCCCCTTGATGAAGGTGGCGAACATTTTGATCCCACCCGTCAGGATGGCAATCTGCTGTCCCTGCGGTCCATCAACGTACTTGATGTTGAAGCCTCGCGAAGTTCGCATCCCGAACTGCAGCAAGCGAGTTGCTCCCGTGGGAAGAGGAATCGCACTCTGGGCCGGCGTAACCGGCGGAGACACGGGTATGGTCGCATTTCCCGAAGGTGGGGCGGCCGTCGTAATCCCGGGCACCGGGGTGTTAACTTGCGAGGATTGAGAGGATCTGGATTGTGAGTTCGAATCGTTGGAGGGGATCGGAATTGGTTCTACGAAGCGCGGAAGGACAGGATCCTGAGCCGAGGCCGGATTCCCAAACCCTGCGAGCACGAAAGTGCACACAGCTCCAATAAACGCGGTTCGCCAACCCACGCTGCCTCCCTGCTGCGCCTCAGTTAGTTTCAATCTGGCGTGGGAATACGGTCTGTAGAAAAAAGTGTCAAGATGAAGCAAAAAGGTCAATCGAAAGGCGAAGAGCCGCTCCGGGAAGGAGCGGCTCTCGCTTATTTGCAAAATCAGGCAAAAGACAGAATCTGGGAGATTACTTCTTCTTGCCGAAGGCGAAAAGGTTCTTCTCGGTCATCACGTAAAGCACTCCGTTTGCAACCACGGGAGTACTCCGAATCGGCTCGCCGATCTCGATTTTGGCCAGGAGATACTCTTTTTCGACTGCTTTACGGACTTCAATCAATTTTTTACCTGCAGCTTTCTCATCGGCTATTTGGGATGCGATTTCGACTTCGTCCATGTCCTTGGGTTGCTTGCTGTGCTTGAATACGAAGAGATCGCCATCTTCATTCCCAATGAAGACTTTCCCATCGACGTAGTAGGCAGATCCCCAGATTGCCGACTTCACGTCAAATTGCCAGAACTTCTTACCCGTTTTCGCGTCCAGACAATGGAGATACCCGGCCAGCTCGGAAATGTAGAGAACATCGTCGATGATACAGGCGGTGCTCATGGTCCGACCGAAAACGTAATCGCGTTTGGCGTTGGCTCGCTTTTCCGCACCCCCGTAATGCCAGACCACCGCGCTGTTCGGGTTCGGTTTGGTCTTCGGTGGGAACACCGAACCATCTGTGACCAGTTCGGGGGAGAGATCGACTACCCCTTTCCCGCCCTTGGTGGGATCGATGCACCAATAGTGGCCAATGCCCTCGAAATGCTCGGGATCCTGACCCGTACCAATGAAGACTTTACCCTGGTGAATTACTGGTGTTCCGATGAAATCGCTTCGAGTGCCTTTACCGCCCAAGTCGTATTTGGAATCTTTGGGATTGGCGTCGAACTTCCAAAGCAGATCTCCGGTGTCGGGCTTGAAGCTGTAAAGCCAGCCGTCGCCGCCCGGGAAAATCACCTGTTTGACGCCACCGATCTCGCCGTAGACCGGATTGGACCACTGCCCGTGCATAATGTGCTTGCCGGGCAAGTTGCTTTTCCAAACTAGCTTGCCACTGTTTTTGTTCAAAGCGATGAAGCTGGGGGCTTCGGGTGACGGAATATTGATGTGGCCTTCGTCCACGCCGTTTGCAGTGACCAGGAAAAGCATATCGTCGATAATCAGCGGAGAGCCATCCGACATGTTGTGAGGGAACACGTTCAGTTCCTTCATCATGTCGAATTCCCAAACGATCTTGGAGTCCGTCGGAGTTTTGTACTTCTGTTTCTCCGCGCCTTCGGCACCCTTGGTGCAGCCGTCGACATCGGCACAAACGACCGTACAGCGGTTGGTGGTATAGTACACCCGGTCTTTGACCACCGTCGGTGTGGAGCATAGCCCTTCGCGCGGCCAGTCGTGTACCTGACCGGACGGCAGCTTATCATGAACCGATTGCCAGAGGAACTTTCCGGTGGCTTCCTCGAAGCACATGAGAATACCTTTATCGACCGGTTGCTTGTTCGTCGGATCGATATCGCGATTGTTTCGCGGGTTCTCGTTATTGGTTCCGACGAAAATGCGGCCGTTGGCAATGGTCGGCCCGCCATAAGCGCGGGAGCCCAGTGCCGACTTCCAGATCGCGTCTCCCACTTCGAATTTGGAGGGGATGTCGGTATCGATCGGGTTCACCATATTGTGATTAGGCGTCCCACCGAACATGGGGTGATCGCTGGTCCCCTGCAAGTTCACTCGCTCGGCGGATGCAGGAAGAATGCCGATCTCGGCGGAAGAGGCCTGACCCGTGTGCTGAATGGCAAACCACACGCCAAACCCCACCGCCATCGAGCAGGCAGAGCCCGCTATCCACCGACGCAAATCATATATAACGCTCATAAATCCGGTTTCCTTGAAAATTCGTGTGAGAATCAAGGCACTGCCGGGAAGCAGCACCTCACCTTCTTTATTTTTTCAACGGCGTGATCATCACGTTATCGTAGTAAATTTCTCCGCCCGGCGAGTCGGCCTCCGCGTTGGAGATATAGCCGTAAAGGGCCGCCGCTCCGCCGGTATTGGGCATCGGATCGGTGAACTCAATCGTCCACTCAGCCGGTTCGGGTTCTCCCTTGGGCCAGACTTTCGCTTTCACCACTCCCAACTTGGTTTCAACGCTCAGTTTGGTGTGGTACCAGACTCCCGATTTCCAGGTGAATTCCTTCTGAATGTTAATGCGAGGCAACGCTTCCCAAGAGGTTAGTCGAAGTTCGCGATGGCCGTTTTCGTCGGTCTTGCCGTCCAGAATCAACAGATACCGTCCGTTGACAACACCCATATCGGGGAGCTTTTTCTTAGCTTCCAATCCCTTGATATCCGCTTCGATCGTGTAGTCCGAAATGTCAGTTTGAGAAATGTACGCATTGGCTCGGGAAATCGGCGGTCGGC
The genomic region above belongs to Telmatocola sphagniphila and contains:
- a CDS encoding rRNA adenine N-6-methyltransferase family protein, producing MIPGSTNSPNNGTKKLGKSSLSDWWLVFSKFRKHGSKIATMIPSSRFLSRKIIKGIDFDKAKCIVELGAGTGPITQELLKRVKPHTKLLIIEKDADFCNRLRERFPSSQNPNAEIIEGDAARLDQILAERGLETADHVVSGLPLPSIPENIRYDIMASSMRVLGPNGTFRQLTVMPWVYRRLYKKYFGTVKFDLVPLNFPPAGVYFCQGFRFSNAS
- a CDS encoding GH3 family domain-containing protein; the protein is MKFIELLTGNLVSRRVAETGLLKYSRRRVKKLDEMKVPEVQQETLLRLVSYASGTLFARDHRFHEINSIETFQKNVPVREYEFFWDRYWKDAYPRLEGLTWPDKIPYYALSSGTTSGSTKYIPISHQMIASNKKAAFTLLSFFKNAYPESRIFNGKVFFLSGNTDMKELADGSRAGDLSAVAAREVWQGIRPYTFPPMELARIPDWETKVQKLAEAAAREPITAISGVPSWILFLFDRLKKVTGKNTIADIWPLLRLVIHGGTRFDPYRELFQKEIGSDQVQFVDTYPSSEGYIATEDPRYKLLRVIPDCEIFYEFIPFDELGKDNPTRHTLATVETGVNYAVVLTSCAGMWANLLGDTVVFEKRDPPLLRFSGRTKYFLSAFGEHLISEEIEKAIAEAARQTDAVYSDFHVGPIFSTDPSEPGTHRYLIEFRRKPKDMNSFIKIFDDYLKNINEDYEAHRKNNLTMRLPVVDIVKENGFLEWMLAHGKRPPQHKVPRMDNTGKLTESMRSWFSSHQWLDQ
- a CDS encoding ADP-ribosylglycohydrolase family protein, with translation MPSDSRAIIGCLLGTAAGDSLGLPYEGLTPQRAARILGVPLRQRFLFGYGMVSDDTDHTCLVAESLLLSQQNPELFLRLLSRRLRFWLLSLPAGVGKATALALFKSWLGFGVKTSGVYSAGNGPAMRSAILGVLLSDKQQLAEFVRLSTRITHTDPKAEWGALAIALAARQSADLQCDGRLLLNDLKALTGGSEAEELLTSLQQVIDSVGLGEKTERFAHSENLSAGITGYMYHTVPMVLHVWLSHPTDYRRAIQEIILLGGDADSTAAILGGIIGARVGKDGIPREWLKILAWPRDLAWMEKLGEELANKADSKITARRSFSVLATLPRNLIFLAVVLVHIFRRCLPPY
- a CDS encoding FmdB family zinc ribbon protein, with translation MPLYVYQVIEADGSEGEVFETLQGMSEAPLTQHPENGKPVRRLLSAPRIAGKFTDIGAGSLAPKNLTNLGFTQYKKAGGGYYEKTAGSGPDVISRDDVN
- a CDS encoding HisA/HisF-related TIM barrel protein — its product is MIPLIPVIDIQNGIVVHGIAGNRANYLPLKSVWTESTDPLEVAQKLWDLYAPPAVYIADLDAISGKRPNTALYEALIRRDIHFWLDAGPAGLDIPSTRTIHALEWLKEFQAEEDTAIFSLDLRNGFPLRADPRWPEDPLEIAFRAVEAGYRELLLLDLMRVGTGLGLNTEPLAQKLRNKYPALRLMLGGGIRSHEDINRLEPLGLAGVLVASALHDGSIRPRH
- a CDS encoding 6-pyruvoyl trahydropterin synthase family protein gives rise to the protein MATERYTVRVTKDYLVFCSGHFITYDGDQCERLHGHNYRAAIELEGPLDPSYYLFDFVTLKNIGRRLTDELDHFMMLPTRNPHIKIKEVGPQVHVSYKDREWVFPRSECVLLPIENTTAELLGRYLAVKLLEELEQKHHFVPDVLRVEIEESFGQSATYEWRK
- a CDS encoding triphosphoribosyl-dephospho-CoA synthase, with the translated sequence MIQLNLEQAVFTACLWEATARKAGNVHRYRDFDDLTYLDFVQSAHAIAPVIANMVDAPIGETVLECIKATRRVVNTNTNLGIVLLLVPLSKVEIFESEYLWKLLSATTVQDAENVYQAIRLASPGGMGKVEDQDVAKPPTLNLQAVMQMASDRDGVAAQYHEGCNFISVIGASGFFTGWLAQGLTMEQSILELQLIFLGVGDTLIRRKVGKERENEIARKAYELSMSDLQSAANRLRYRELDAYLRSEGNRLNPGTTADLITASLFVWLRTNKVDLTIPFTWTEYSN
- a CDS encoding ATP-grasp domain-containing protein, encoding METIGIVSSGRGWHVRDLLRAAGELRMEVKQFSHESLQASVVQRKLPGKSIDAFANCLALIVRTMPLGSLEQVIFRMNALYQRELAGCSVYNRTRCLEICIDKYLTLVMLAKAGICVPRTHVSQTAEAAMEGYEILGQEVVIKPIFGSEGRGILRVHDPDLAWRTFRTLERSQAVIYQQEFIPHPGYDIRVFILDGRVLAAMKRSSQTDWRTNCSRGAVSEVVKLSAAQEERAIRAAHAVQGWAVGVDILQSPSGEEFVLEVNAVPGWRHIAPTCGVDVAKEMLKAIRK
- a CDS encoding YegP family protein, whose amino-acid sequence is MAKFEVYKDKAGEFRWRFVATNGRIIAVSSEGYKSKNHCTHGIDLILTEGKKAPVEDIKK